From a single Vitis vinifera cultivar Pinot Noir 40024 chromosome 18, ASM3070453v1 genomic region:
- the LOC104882635 gene encoding uncharacterized protein LOC104882635 produces MHSKNLQCFCCKEYGHIAATCPKKFCSYCKKKGHIIKECRIRPQNRQAQAFQTSVIVPPVATHDSPSAACSVPAPPAPDYCTPEMVQRILISALSAMGFQGPGNGEADREGT; encoded by the exons ATGCATTCTAAAAACTTGCAGTGTTTTTGCTGCAAGGAATATGGGCATATTGCTGCCACTTGCCCTAAGAAGTTTTGTTCTTATTGCAAGAAGAAAGGTCACATTATCAAAGAATGTCGTATTCGCCCCCAGAATCGTCAGGCCCAAGCATTTCAGACTTCGGTTATTGTCCCTCCTGTAGCAACACACGACTCTCCTTCAGCTGCGTGCTCTGTTCCTGCACCTCCTGCACCAGATTACTGCACCCCAGAAATGGTGCAACGGATATTAATTTCAGCATTATCAGCAATGGGGTTTCAAG GACCAGGTAACGGGGAAGCCGATCGCGAAGGGACCTAA